Proteins found in one Larimichthys crocea isolate SSNF chromosome I, L_crocea_2.0, whole genome shotgun sequence genomic segment:
- the lnx2b gene encoding ligand of Numb protein X 2b: MATTEAKVAGSSCAAGLSWARVCKECGQQHDGLESHLYEYQDDVDDELVCHICLQPLLKPMDTPCGHTYCFHCLSNFLKEQDFCPVDRQRLQLHQCRPSSLLVRNLLDKLTVMCPHYAECQQQMQRCELQPHLHNRCPVFKRLREEAEKRKRPSWNELKGRKGDGESSGDAKHSATLSRNPTRDQPEPGLINPAYEESEDDNTPLRSSLVAEANVVELFREEPEEELGLRIVGGKDTPLGNIVIQEIVRDSLAARDGRLAPGDHILEVNDVSLASVPHARAITVLQQPSLLRLTVMQEKGFKLRDPRSDHHPSSSATTTASQPSHSPHGNATSNHNPGTVLQVTLMKSQRSEPLGIKLIRKSDESGVFILDLLSGGLAAKDGKLRNNDKVLAINGHDLRHGTPESAAQIIQASEMRVNFVVMRPAETQEEGGSSSRAARRPEPQYFRRRSTYMKDPPGGFSSQEKTVSLKKEPRLSLGITIAGGRDCRSRLPVYITSVQPVGCLHRDGTIKRGDVLLSINGVDLTQLTYNEAVSVLKAQTAQSQVVLRVIQTLSEDSEEDTDASNKDELDPVDDSRDDTLWTPLWTRWLGLPSHMHWCRDIVLQKTNNESWGFSIVGGYEESHGQQPFFIKTIVPGTPAHFDGRLKCGDEIVAVNGATTVGMNNSSLIPMLKLQKNKVTMTVVSWPGSLV, from the exons ATGGCTACAACGGAAGCTAAAGTTGCTGGCAGCAGTTGCGCTGCAGGTCTGTCATGGGCACGGGTCTGTAAGGAGTGTGGCCAGCAGCACGATGGCCTTGAAAGCCACCTGTACGAGTACCAGGACGATGTGGACGATGAACTGGTTTGCCACATCTGTCTGCAACCTCTCCTCAAACCTATGGACACCCCGTGCGGTCACACCTATTGCTTTCATTGTCTGAGCAACTTCTTGAAAGAGCAGGACTTCTGCCCTGTGGACCGCCAGCGGCTGCAGTTGCACCAATGCCGTCCCTCCAGCCTGCTGGTCAGAAACCTGCTGGACAAGCTGACTGTGATGTGCCCACACTATGCAGAGTGTCAGCAGCAGATGCAGCGCTGTGAATTGCAGCCTCACCTGCACAACAG AtgtcctgtttttaaaagactgAGGGAGGAAgcggagaagaggaagaggccCTCATGGAATGAGCTAAAGGGACGTAAGGGTGACGGGGAGTCGTCTGGTGATGCTAAACATTCAGCAACTCTGTCCCGAAATCCCACCCGAGATCAGCCTGAGCCCGGGCTGATTAATCCTGCCTATGAAGAAAGTGAGGATG ACAACACCCCCCTGCGGTCCAGTCTGGTGGCCGAGGCCAATGTGGTAGAGCTGTTCAGAGAGGAACCGGAGGAGGAGCTGGGCCTTCGCATCGTGGGGGGGAAAGACACACCACTGGGGAACATAGTCATCCAGGAGATTGTCAGGGACTCGCTAGCAGCACGTGATGGCAGACTGGCCCCAGGGGATCATATCTtagag GTGAATGATGTCAGTTTGGCTTCAGTCCCCCACGCCCGGGCCAtcacagtgctgcagcagcCTTCCCTCCTCAGGCTCACCGTTATGCAGGAGAAAGGCTTCAAATTAAGGGATCCACGGTCTGATCATCACCCTTCCTCTTCCGCTACTACCACTGCCTCCCAGCCCTCTCACAGTCCCCATGGCAACGCTACCTCCAATCACAACCCCGGCACAGTCCTGCAGGTGACGCTAATGAAGAGCCAGCGCAGCGAACCGCTTGGCATCAAACTTATCCGCAAATCAGATGAGAGTGGGGTTTTTATCTTGGACCTGCTGTCTGGTGGTTTGGCGGCCAAAGACGGAAAGCTGAGGAACAATGACAAGGTGTTGGCCATCAACGGACACGACCTGAGGCATGGCACACCTGAGAGCGCTGCCCAGATCATACAG gcgaGCGAGATGCGTGTGAACTTTGTGGTGATGAGACCTGCAGAGACtcaagaagaaggaggaagcagcagcagagcagccaggAGGCCTGAGCCACAGTACTTCAGACGCCGCTCCACCTACATGAAG GATCCTCCAGGTGGGTTCTCCAGCCAGGAGAAGACTGTGAGCCTGAAGAAGGAGCCTCGGCTCTCCCTGGGCATCACCATTGCTGGGGGGAGGGACTGTCGCAGTCGCCTGCCAGTTTATATCACAAGTGTGCAGCCTGTCGGCTGTCTGCACCGAGATGGCACCATCAAAAGAG gCGACGTCCTGCTGAGCATCAACGGTGTTGATCTGACCCAGTTGACCTACAACGAGGCGGTTTCTGTGCTGAAGGCTCAGACAGCTCAGTCCCAGGTCGTGCTCCGTGTTATCCAGACCCTTTCTGAGGACTCAGAGGAGGACACTGATGCTTCCAACAAGGACGAACTGGACCCTGTGGACGACTCACGAGACGATACCCTGTGGACACCGCTGTGGACTCGCTGGCTGGGATTACCAAG CCACATGCACTGGTGCCGGGACATCGTCCTGCAGAAGACTAACAATGAGAGCTGGGGCTTCAGTATAGTGGGGGGCTACGAGGAGAGCCACGGCCAGCAGCCTTTCTTCATCAAAACCATTGTGCCTGGTACACCTGCTCACTTTGACGGACGCCTCAA GTGCGGCGATGAGATAGTGGCAGTGAACGGAGCCACAACAGTGGGAATGAACAACTCTTCTCTCATCCCCATGCTCAAGCTGCAGAAGAATAAAGTCACAATGACTGTGGTGTCCTGGCCTGGGAGTCTTGTGTAG